In bacterium, one DNA window encodes the following:
- the rpmB gene encoding 50S ribosomal protein L28 — protein sequence MSKRCALTGMGPRAGRHVSHAKNRRPRWFRPNLQKRLVTIDGVTQRVWISTRAMRTLEKQAKG from the coding sequence ATGTCCAAGCGCTGCGCCTTGACCGGCATGGGTCCGCGCGCCGGCCGCCACGTGAGCCACGCCAAGAACCGCCGCCCGCGCTGGTTCCGGCCGAATCTGCAGAAGCGCCTCGTCACCATCGACGGCGTCACGCAGCGCGTCTGGATCTCCACCCGCGCGATGCGCACCCTGGAGAAGCAGGCCAAGGGCTAG